A part of Arachis hypogaea cultivar Tifrunner chromosome 12, arahy.Tifrunner.gnm2.J5K5, whole genome shotgun sequence genomic DNA contains:
- the LOC112726560 gene encoding CDPK-related kinase 3 isoform X1 gives MGQCYGKTNPSPETDAAAIPSSDDLPPPSVTPSVKNTPARALLSPWRSPYPHGGGVTPSPARTATPRRIFRRPFPPPSPAKHIRASLAKRLGRGAVAARAKEGTIPEEGVAAATAEEEEEELDKRFGYGKNFGAKYEIGKEIGKGHFGHTCYARCKKGEFKDQAVAVKIISKSKMTTAIAIEDVRREVKILKALSGHKHLIKFHDAFEDANNVYIVMELCEGGELLDRILSRGGKYPEEDAKAIVLQILSVVAFCHLQGVVHRDLKPENFLFTSKSEDADMKLIDFGLSDFIRTDERLNDIVGSAYYVAPEVLHRSYSVEADIWSIGVITYILLCGSRPFWARTESGIFRSVLRADPNFEDLPWPSVSAEAKDFVKRLLNKDYRKRMTAVQALTHPWLRDENRAIPLDILVYKLVKSYIHATPFRRAALKALSKALTEDEFPYLRAQFKLLEPNRDGHVLLDNFKMALIRHATDAMRESKVLDIIHAMEPLAYRKMDFEEFCAAAVSIYQLESLEKWEDIASNAFEHFEREGNRVISVEELARELNLGPSAYSVLRDWIRNSDGKLNLLGYTKFLHGVTPRSSNPRHHR, from the exons ATGGGGCAGTGCTACGGCAAGACTAATCCCTCGCCGGAAACTGACGCCGCCGCGATTCCCAGCTCCGACGACCTTCCTCCGCCGTCAGTCACGCCCTCGGTGAAGAACACTCCGGCGAGAGCTTTATTGTCGCCGTGGCGGAGCCCTTACCCTCACGGAGGTGGCGTGACACCGTCTCCGGCTAGGACAGCGACTCCGAGGAGGATTTTCCGGCGGCCTTTTCCACCTCCGTCTCCGGCAAAGCATATTCGTGCGTCGTTGGCGAAGCGACTGGGGCGAGGCGCGGTGGCGGCGAGGGCGAAGGAGGGGACTATACCGGAGGAGGGAGTGGCAGCGGCGACggcggaggaagaggaggaggagctgGATAAGAGGTTTGGATATGGAAAGAATTTTGGTGCAAAGTATGAGATTGGGAAGGAAATTGGGAAAGGGCATTTTGGTCATACTTGTTATGCAAGGTGTAAGAAAGGTGAATTCAAGGACCAAGCTGTAGCAGTTAAAATCATTTCCAAGTCTAAG ATGACGACGGCGATAGCAATAGAAGATGTTCGGAGAGAGGTGAAGATCTTAAAAGCTCTATCTGGCCATAAGCATCTCATCAAATTTCATGATGCTTTTGAGGATGCCAACAATGTGTACATAGTAATGGA ATTGTGTGAAGGCGGGGAGCTTCTTGACAGGATTTTGTCAAG GGGAGGGAAGTATCCGGAAGAGGATGCCAAAGCTATAGTTTTGCAGATTCTAAGCGTAGTTGCTTTTTGTCATCTTCAGGGCGTCGTGCACCGTGACCTAAAACCGGAG AATTTCCTCTTTACTTCAAAAAGTGAAGATGCTGATATGAAGCTTATTGATTTCGGTTTATCGGATTTCATCCGGACAG acgAACGACTAAATGACATTGTTGGGAGTGCATATTATGTTGCACCAGAGGTACTTCACAGGTCATATAGTGTGGAAGCAGATATATGGAGTATCGGTGTGATTACATATATCTTGTTATGTGGAAGTCGACCATTCTGGGCACGAACAGAATCTGGAATTTTCCGTTCAGTGCTCAGAGCTGATCCTAACTTTGAAGATTTACCTTGGCCTTCTGTGTCTGCGGAGGCCAAGGACTTTGTAAAGAGGCTCCTAAACAAGGACTATAGGAAAAGAATGACAGCCGTCCAAGCTCTAA CTCACCCTTGGTTGAGGGATGAAAACCGCGCCATCCCTCTCGATATATTAGTTTATAAACTAGTGAAGTCCTATATACACGCAACACCATTCAGACGTGCAGCATTAAAG GCTCTTTCAAAGGCTTTGACAGAAGACGAATTTCCCTATCTTAGAGCGCAGTTCAAATTGTTGGAACCAAATCGAGACGGCCACGTATTACTCGACAATTTCAAAATG GCCCTTATACGCCATGCAACCGATGCCATGAGGGAGTCAAAGGTTCTTGATATTATACACGCG ATGGAACCACTTGCATACAGAAAGATGGACTTTGAAGAATTCTGTGCAGCTGCAGTTAGCATTTATCAATTGGAATCACTTGAAAAGTGGGAAGATATTGCTTCCAATGCTTTTGAGCACTTTGAGAGAGAGGGTAACCGTGTAATTTCAGTTGAAGAATTAGCAAGA GAATTGAATCTAGGTCCTTCAGCTTATTCAGTTCTGAGAGATTGGATACGAAATAGTGATGGAAAGCTTAATTTACTTGGATATACAAAATTTTTGCATGGTGTCACTCCTCGTAGTTCAAACCCTAGACACCACCGTTAG
- the LOC112726560 gene encoding CDPK-related kinase 3 isoform X2, whose translation MMTTAIAIEDVRREVKILKALSGHKHLIKFHDAFEDANNVYIVMELCEGGELLDRILSRGGKYPEEDAKAIVLQILSVVAFCHLQGVVHRDLKPENFLFTSKSEDADMKLIDFGLSDFIRTDERLNDIVGSAYYVAPEVLHRSYSVEADIWSIGVITYILLCGSRPFWARTESGIFRSVLRADPNFEDLPWPSVSAEAKDFVKRLLNKDYRKRMTAVQALTHPWLRDENRAIPLDILVYKLVKSYIHATPFRRAALKALSKALTEDEFPYLRAQFKLLEPNRDGHVLLDNFKMALIRHATDAMRESKVLDIIHAMEPLAYRKMDFEEFCAAAVSIYQLESLEKWEDIASNAFEHFEREGNRVISVEELARELNLGPSAYSVLRDWIRNSDGKLNLLGYTKFLHGVTPRSSNPRHHR comes from the exons ATG ATGACGACGGCGATAGCAATAGAAGATGTTCGGAGAGAGGTGAAGATCTTAAAAGCTCTATCTGGCCATAAGCATCTCATCAAATTTCATGATGCTTTTGAGGATGCCAACAATGTGTACATAGTAATGGA ATTGTGTGAAGGCGGGGAGCTTCTTGACAGGATTTTGTCAAG GGGAGGGAAGTATCCGGAAGAGGATGCCAAAGCTATAGTTTTGCAGATTCTAAGCGTAGTTGCTTTTTGTCATCTTCAGGGCGTCGTGCACCGTGACCTAAAACCGGAG AATTTCCTCTTTACTTCAAAAAGTGAAGATGCTGATATGAAGCTTATTGATTTCGGTTTATCGGATTTCATCCGGACAG acgAACGACTAAATGACATTGTTGGGAGTGCATATTATGTTGCACCAGAGGTACTTCACAGGTCATATAGTGTGGAAGCAGATATATGGAGTATCGGTGTGATTACATATATCTTGTTATGTGGAAGTCGACCATTCTGGGCACGAACAGAATCTGGAATTTTCCGTTCAGTGCTCAGAGCTGATCCTAACTTTGAAGATTTACCTTGGCCTTCTGTGTCTGCGGAGGCCAAGGACTTTGTAAAGAGGCTCCTAAACAAGGACTATAGGAAAAGAATGACAGCCGTCCAAGCTCTAA CTCACCCTTGGTTGAGGGATGAAAACCGCGCCATCCCTCTCGATATATTAGTTTATAAACTAGTGAAGTCCTATATACACGCAACACCATTCAGACGTGCAGCATTAAAG GCTCTTTCAAAGGCTTTGACAGAAGACGAATTTCCCTATCTTAGAGCGCAGTTCAAATTGTTGGAACCAAATCGAGACGGCCACGTATTACTCGACAATTTCAAAATG GCCCTTATACGCCATGCAACCGATGCCATGAGGGAGTCAAAGGTTCTTGATATTATACACGCG ATGGAACCACTTGCATACAGAAAGATGGACTTTGAAGAATTCTGTGCAGCTGCAGTTAGCATTTATCAATTGGAATCACTTGAAAAGTGGGAAGATATTGCTTCCAATGCTTTTGAGCACTTTGAGAGAGAGGGTAACCGTGTAATTTCAGTTGAAGAATTAGCAAGA GAATTGAATCTAGGTCCTTCAGCTTATTCAGTTCTGAGAGATTGGATACGAAATAGTGATGGAAAGCTTAATTTACTTGGATATACAAAATTTTTGCATGGTGTCACTCCTCGTAGTTCAAACCCTAGACACCACCGTTAG